Proteins encoded within one genomic window of Streptomyces profundus:
- a CDS encoding DUF5324 family protein, which yields MPQNGKSGVRQAGDVVLPYALSAKESATRCAQQASTYLGPKARLAATQARLRYDAELVPRLERAKVAAGPAKEHAARRSAAAMAALRGDITPSEIQAVVRRRERRARAGRLARRLGMLGLLAGGAVAAWKWWSAQTDPDWLVEPSPATEVPTEPEEQALG from the coding sequence GTGCCCCAGAACGGGAAGTCCGGTGTCCGGCAGGCAGGGGACGTGGTGCTCCCCTATGCGCTGAGCGCCAAGGAGAGCGCCACGCGGTGCGCCCAACAGGCCAGCACCTACCTCGGTCCGAAGGCTCGACTGGCCGCTACCCAGGCGCGGCTGCGGTATGACGCGGAACTGGTGCCGCGTCTGGAGCGGGCCAAGGTCGCCGCCGGTCCTGCCAAGGAACACGCGGCCAGGCGCTCGGCCGCCGCGATGGCCGCGCTGCGCGGCGACATCACCCCGAGCGAGATCCAGGCGGTGGTGCGGCGCAGGGAGCGCAGGGCCAGGGCCGGCCGGCTGGCCAGGCGTCTTGGGATGCTGGGGCTGCTCGCCGGCGGGGCGGTCGCGGCGTGGAAGTGGTGGAGCGCCCAGACCGACCCCGACTGGCTGGTCGAGCCCTCCCCCGCCACCGAGGTGCCGACCGAGCCGGAGGAGCAGGCGCTGGGCTGA
- a CDS encoding peptidoglycan D,D-transpeptidase FtsI family protein — translation MNKPMRRVAVFCGVLILALLVRVNYVQFVQADELQSHEDNRRVRIERYANPRGDIIVDGQPITGSEETNDDDFTYKRTWVDGEMWAPVTGYSSQAFGTTQLEYVNDSILTGDDDRMFFNNTIDMITGKDQRGGDVITTLNGDAQLAAFEGLGDRKGAVVALDPRRGAILALASTPSYDPSSFAGYADSDAEAWTALEGHEDKPMLNRALRETYPPGSTFKVLTAAAALEHGEIDNVDDPTEYEDPYILPDTQDVPLTNQVPGVCEEATVRDAMRYSCNSVFAGLSNDVGNEGMIETAEAFGFNEEHFVPVRADASVYPEDNRPQNAMAGIGQASNRATPLQMAMVAAAIANNGSLMEPYMVDQLVTPNLNVIEQHDPSELNEAVSADTARQVQETMETVVEENSGIDRSQISDDIRIGGKTGTAQRGENNSEPPYAWFISYAITDEGSPVAVAVVIEDGGVDRNEISGSGLAAPIAMDVMAAVLADEQN, via the coding sequence ATGAACAAGCCGATGCGCCGGGTCGCGGTCTTCTGCGGCGTGCTGATCCTGGCCCTGTTGGTGCGGGTCAACTACGTGCAGTTCGTCCAGGCCGACGAGTTGCAGAGCCATGAGGACAACCGTCGGGTCCGGATCGAGCGGTACGCCAACCCGCGGGGCGACATCATCGTCGACGGGCAGCCGATCACCGGCTCCGAGGAGACCAACGACGACGACTTCACGTACAAGCGCACCTGGGTCGACGGCGAGATGTGGGCCCCCGTCACCGGCTACTCCTCGCAGGCGTTCGGCACCACCCAGCTGGAGTACGTCAACGACTCCATCCTCACCGGCGACGACGACCGGATGTTCTTCAACAACACCATCGACATGATCACCGGCAAGGACCAGCGCGGTGGCGATGTCATCACCACCCTCAACGGCGACGCGCAGCTCGCCGCCTTCGAGGGCCTCGGGGACCGCAAGGGCGCCGTGGTCGCCCTCGATCCGCGCCGGGGCGCCATTCTCGCGCTGGCCTCCACACCCTCCTACGACCCGTCCAGCTTCGCCGGCTACGCCGACAGCGACGCCGAGGCGTGGACCGCCCTGGAGGGCCACGAGGACAAGCCGATGCTCAACCGCGCGCTGCGCGAGACCTACCCGCCCGGGTCCACGTTCAAGGTGCTCACCGCCGCCGCCGCGCTCGAACACGGGGAGATCGACAATGTCGACGACCCCACCGAGTACGAGGACCCGTACATCCTCCCGGACACCCAGGACGTCCCGCTGACCAACCAGGTGCCTGGCGTCTGCGAGGAAGCCACCGTCAGGGACGCCATGCGGTACTCCTGCAACAGCGTCTTCGCCGGGCTCAGCAACGACGTCGGCAACGAGGGCATGATCGAGACGGCCGAGGCGTTCGGCTTCAACGAGGAGCACTTCGTCCCGGTCCGGGCCGACGCCAGCGTCTACCCCGAGGACAACCGGCCGCAGAACGCGATGGCCGGCATCGGCCAGGCGTCCAACCGCGCCACCCCGCTCCAGATGGCGATGGTGGCCGCCGCCATCGCCAACAACGGCTCGCTGATGGAGCCGTACATGGTGGACCAGCTGGTGACGCCGAACCTCAACGTGATCGAGCAGCACGATCCCAGCGAGCTGAACGAGGCGGTCTCGGCCGACACCGCCCGGCAGGTCCAGGAGACCATGGAGACCGTGGTCGAGGAGAACAGCGGCATCGACCGCAGCCAGATCAGCGACGACATCCGGATCGGCGGCAAGACCGGCACCGCGCAGCGCGGCGAGAACAACTCCGAGCCGCCCTATGCCTGGTTCATCTCCTACGCGATCACCGACGAGGGCTCCCCGGTCGCGGTGGCCGTCGTGATCGAGGACGGCGGCGTCGACCGGAACGAGATCTCCGGCAGCGGTCTGGCCGCCCCGATCGCGATGGACGTGATGGCGGCCGTGCTCGCGGACGAGCAGAACTGA
- a CDS encoding rhomboid family intramembrane serine protease, which translates to MAQQHPQPPPGLARCYRHQERETGVRCTRCDRPICPDCMVSASVGYQCPQCVHGSAAASRAARPRTLAGGTVAGDPALITKILLAINVAVFIAVLAGGDQWVVDLGMLGYATDGATLDGLQLVPNWIGVADGEVYRLLTAAFLHQEIWHIGFNMLGLWFLGPSLESALGRSRFIALYLLSAFAGSTLSYVLADQTQLSLGASGAIFGLFGATAVLARRLRYDMRPILVLLAINLVITFTWSGIAWQAHIGGLVAGAVVAFGMVHAPRERRTAVQIAVCAAVALVIVTACLIRTAQLVG; encoded by the coding sequence ATGGCCCAGCAGCATCCGCAGCCACCGCCAGGGCTCGCCCGTTGCTACCGCCATCAGGAGCGCGAGACGGGCGTCCGCTGCACCCGCTGCGACCGCCCCATCTGCCCGGACTGCATGGTGTCCGCCTCCGTCGGCTACCAGTGCCCGCAGTGCGTCCACGGCTCCGCGGCGGCCAGCCGCGCGGCCAGGCCGAGGACGCTGGCCGGCGGCACGGTCGCCGGCGATCCGGCCCTGATAACGAAGATCCTGCTGGCCATCAACGTGGCGGTCTTCATCGCGGTGCTCGCCGGGGGCGACCAGTGGGTGGTCGATCTCGGCATGCTCGGCTACGCCACGGACGGCGCCACGCTGGACGGGCTCCAGCTCGTGCCCAACTGGATCGGGGTCGCCGACGGCGAGGTCTACCGGCTGCTCACCGCCGCGTTCCTGCACCAGGAGATCTGGCATATCGGCTTCAACATGCTGGGGCTCTGGTTCCTGGGTCCTTCGCTGGAGAGCGCGCTCGGGCGGTCCAGGTTCATCGCGCTCTATCTGCTCTCCGCGTTCGCCGGCAGCACGCTCTCCTATGTGCTCGCCGACCAGACCCAGCTCTCGCTCGGCGCCTCAGGCGCGATCTTCGGCCTGTTCGGCGCGACGGCGGTGCTGGCCCGGCGGCTGCGCTACGACATGCGGCCGATCCTGGTGCTGCTGGCGATCAACCTGGTGATCACCTTCACCTGGTCCGGCATCGCCTGGCAGGCCCACATAGGCGGCCTGGTGGCGGGCGCGGTGGTCGCCTTCGGCATGGTGCACGCGCCGCGCGAGCGGCGGACGGCGGTGCAGATCGCGGTCTGCGCGGCGGTCGCGCTGGTCATCGTCACGGCCTGCCTGATTCGCACCGCCCAGCTGGTGGGCTGA
- the crgA gene encoding cell division protein CrgA has protein sequence MPKSRVRKKKDDNYAPSEKRSTTKLDMSSGRSWVAPLMLALFVIGLAWIVVYYVTQADMPIGALGDWNIVVGFGFIALGFVVSTQWK, from the coding sequence GTGCCGAAGTCCCGGGTCCGGAAGAAGAAGGACGACAACTACGCGCCGTCGGAGAAGCGGTCGACGACGAAGCTCGACATGAGCTCGGGCCGCAGCTGGGTGGCGCCCCTGATGCTGGCGCTGTTCGTGATCGGCCTCGCCTGGATCGTCGTCTACTACGTCACGCAGGCGGATATGCCCATCGGGGCCTTGGGCGACTGGAACATCGTGGTCGGCTTCGGTTTCATCGCGCTGGGGTTCGTCGTCTCCACGCAGTGGAAGTGA
- a CDS encoding DUF881 domain-containing protein, which yields MRNFRFRPARLGTVAVFALAGLLFWLSFTVSRGNNIRTDDSLLQMSDLIRERERQNDTLESSAARLRADVEALTERDHPDDPDQARRLDATEAAAGLDELTGPGLTVTLTDAPPDAEPLLPGVPEPTPNDLVIHQQDLQAVVNALWAGGAEGLRIMDQRLISTSAVRCVGNTLILQGQLYSPPYTITAVGDRDALRTALDESPTLANYQQYVAAYGLGWNVAEHPSVTLPGFDGSVALRHARPVEPGE from the coding sequence GTGAGGAATTTCCGCTTCCGCCCGGCCCGCCTCGGTACGGTCGCCGTCTTCGCCCTGGCCGGCCTGCTCTTCTGGCTCAGCTTCACGGTCTCCCGTGGCAACAACATTCGCACCGATGACTCCTTGCTCCAAATGTCCGATCTCATCCGCGAGCGGGAGCGGCAGAACGACACCCTGGAGTCCTCGGCCGCCCGGTTGCGCGCCGATGTGGAGGCCCTCACCGAACGCGACCATCCGGACGATCCCGACCAGGCCAGGCGGCTGGACGCGACCGAGGCCGCCGCCGGCCTCGACGAGCTGACCGGGCCGGGGCTCACCGTCACGCTCACCGACGCCCCGCCGGACGCCGAACCGCTGCTCCCCGGGGTGCCGGAGCCGACCCCCAACGATCTGGTGATCCACCAGCAGGACCTCCAGGCCGTGGTGAACGCCCTCTGGGCCGGCGGCGCCGAGGGGCTGCGGATCATGGACCAGCGGCTGATCTCCACCAGCGCCGTGCGCTGCGTCGGCAACACCCTGATCCTCCAGGGCCAGCTCTACTCCCCGCCCTACACGATCACCGCGGTCGGTGACCGGGACGCCCTGCGCACCGCCCTCGACGAGTCGCCCACGCTGGCCAACTACCAGCAGTACGTGGCCGCCTACGGGCTCGGCTGGAACGTGGCGGAACACCCGTCGGTGACCCTTCCCGGCTTCGACGGCAGCGTCGCCCTGCGGCACGCCAGGCCCGTCGAGCCCGGGGAATGA
- a CDS encoding FtsW/RodA/SpoVE family cell cycle protein encodes MSSSSNNTTVSTGGLPSRRNTELLMLVFAVVIPVFAYANVGLAKEESLPAGMLGYGLGLGLLAGIAHLVVRRWAPYADPLMLPIATLLNGLGLVLIWRLDQEPKITTPSLGGALAPGQLMWSTTGIALFIGVLVFLKDHRLLQRYTYISMVVALLLLVSPIFVGQEVNGARIWVQIPGVGSLQPGEFAKIIIAVFFAGYLMVKRDALALASRRVMGIYLPRGRDLGPILVIWAISLMILIFETDLGTSLLFFGIFVVMLYVATERTSWIIFGLLLSASGAVFVASVNSHVGERVNNWLNPLDRVNDGVTETAQAMFSFGSGGLFGSGLGQGYSRLIGGIAAKSDYILATVGEELGLAGLMAIIMLYALLIERGMRTALAARDPFGKLLAIGLAGVFAIQVFVVAGGVTGLIPLTGMTMPFLAQGGSSVIANWALIALLLRISDTARRPAPAPAPSLDAEQTQVVRP; translated from the coding sequence ATGAGCAGTAGCAGCAACAACACCACCGTCTCCACCGGCGGTCTGCCGAGTCGCCGGAACACCGAGCTGTTGATGCTCGTCTTCGCGGTGGTGATCCCGGTCTTCGCCTACGCCAACGTGGGCCTGGCCAAGGAGGAGTCGCTGCCCGCCGGAATGCTCGGCTACGGGCTCGGCCTCGGTCTGCTGGCCGGCATCGCGCATCTGGTGGTGCGCCGCTGGGCGCCCTACGCGGACCCGCTGATGCTGCCGATCGCGACCCTGTTGAACGGCCTGGGCCTGGTGCTGATCTGGCGTCTCGACCAGGAGCCCAAGATCACCACCCCGTCGCTCGGCGGCGCGTTGGCGCCAGGGCAGCTGATGTGGTCCACGACGGGCATCGCGCTCTTCATCGGCGTGCTGGTCTTCCTCAAGGACCACCGGCTGCTCCAGCGCTACACCTATATCTCCATGGTGGTGGCGCTGCTGCTGCTGGTCTCGCCGATCTTCGTCGGCCAGGAGGTCAACGGCGCCAGGATCTGGGTGCAGATCCCCGGCGTCGGCAGCCTCCAGCCGGGCGAGTTCGCCAAGATCATCATCGCCGTGTTCTTCGCCGGCTACCTGATGGTCAAACGGGACGCGCTGGCGCTGGCCAGCCGCCGGGTGATGGGCATCTATCTGCCGCGCGGCCGGGACCTGGGGCCGATCCTGGTGATCTGGGCGATCAGCCTGATGATCCTGATCTTCGAGACCGACCTCGGTACCTCGCTGCTCTTCTTCGGGATCTTCGTGGTCATGCTCTATGTGGCGACGGAGCGGACGAGTTGGATCATCTTCGGTCTGCTGCTGTCGGCCAGCGGCGCGGTCTTCGTCGCCAGCGTCAACAGCCACGTCGGTGAGCGGGTGAACAACTGGCTCAACCCGCTGGACCGCGTCAACGACGGGGTCACGGAGACCGCCCAGGCGATGTTCTCGTTCGGCTCGGGCGGCCTCTTCGGCTCGGGGCTCGGCCAGGGCTACTCCCGGCTGATCGGCGGCATCGCGGCCAAGAGCGACTACATCCTCGCCACGGTGGGCGAGGAGCTCGGCCTGGCGGGGCTGATGGCCATCATCATGCTCTACGCCCTGCTGATCGAGCGCGGGATGCGGACCGCGCTGGCCGCCAGGGACCCGTTCGGCAAGCTGCTGGCCATCGGCCTCGCCGGGGTCTTCGCGATCCAGGTGTTCGTGGTCGCCGGCGGCGTCACCGGGCTGATCCCGCTGACCGGCATGACGATGCCCTTCCTGGCCCAGGGCGGCTCGTCCGTCATCGCCAACTGGGCGCTTATCGCCCTCCTACTGCGCATCAGCGACACTGCCAGACGGCCGGCTCCCGCCCCCGCCCCCTCCCTCGACGCCGAACAGACGCAGGTGGTCCGTCCATGA
- a CDS encoding class E sortase codes for MKAAAPVPVSRARRRIAFAVSLFGELLITAGVVLGLFVAYSLWWTNVIANQEAARDSDAVRESWAAQPEDEEGDDTTPPAEFDPEDGVGFLHAPTMTGSEILVKEGTQPDTLNGGVAGYYNDPVESAMPWDEEGNFSIAAHRDGHGAKFHNIQRMEEGDPIVFETKNTWYVYRVYAVLPETSKYNIEVLDPIPEESGATEAGRYITLTTCTPVYTSRHRYIVWGELERTEHINAQRTPPEELRAAD; via the coding sequence GTGAAGGCCGCGGCGCCGGTGCCGGTGAGTCGGGCCAGGCGGCGGATCGCGTTCGCCGTCTCCCTCTTCGGGGAGCTGCTGATCACCGCGGGCGTGGTGCTCGGACTCTTCGTCGCCTACTCGCTGTGGTGGACCAACGTCATAGCCAACCAGGAGGCCGCCAGGGACAGCGACGCCGTCCGGGAGAGCTGGGCCGCCCAGCCCGAGGACGAGGAGGGGGACGACACCACCCCGCCCGCTGAGTTCGACCCGGAGGACGGCGTCGGCTTCCTGCACGCGCCGACCATGACCGGCAGCGAGATCCTGGTCAAGGAGGGCACCCAGCCCGACACCCTCAACGGCGGCGTGGCCGGCTACTACAACGACCCGGTCGAGTCGGCGATGCCCTGGGACGAGGAGGGCAACTTCTCCATCGCCGCCCACCGCGACGGCCATGGCGCGAAGTTCCACAACATCCAACGGATGGAAGAGGGCGACCCGATCGTCTTCGAGACCAAGAACACCTGGTACGTGTACCGCGTGTACGCCGTGCTGCCGGAGACCTCCAAGTACAACATCGAGGTGCTCGACCCCATCCCGGAGGAGTCCGGCGCCACCGAGGCCGGCCGTTACATCACGTTGACCACCTGTACCCCGGTGTACACCTCACGCCACCGCTACATCGTCTGGGGCGAGTTGGAGCGCACCGAGCACATCAACGCCCAGCGGACGCCCCCGGAGGAACTACGCGCGGCGGACTGA
- the pknB gene encoding Stk1 family PASTA domain-containing Ser/Thr kinase: protein MDEPRRLGGRYELGQVLGRGGMAEVYLAHDTRLGRTVAVKTLRADLARDPTFQARFRREAQSAASLNHPAIVAVYDTGEDYVDGISIPYIVMEYVEGSTLRELLHSGRKLLPERALEMCIGILQALEYSHRNGIVHRDIKPANIMLTRNGQVKVMDFGIARAMGDSGMTMTQTSAVIGTAQYLSPEQAKGETVDARSDLYSTGCLLYELLTVRPPFIGDSPVAVAYQHVREEPQHPSVFDPEISQETDAIVLKALVKDPDYRYQSADEMRADIEAALDGRPVGALAAMGAGAYGYDDRPTTMLRPTDPATTMLPPTNDPDDYDDYHGRGDRRQGNKHTSTILLVLAGILVLVGAVLIGRVMFDNDPPPSTLQVPDMAGETVETAEQRLDDLGLRVSTGDSQACDQEEGLVCETDPAAGSEVEEGDSVTLIISEGPEAVELPDVVGSSYEDAEAELDELGLSVRQEPREDAEAEPGTVLEQNPGAGEEVEAGSEVTLIVATAPDTEAVPDVVGRQFDEASAILSGAGFQVSRQEQQDDSRPENQVIAQDPGAAVQHAPGGLVTLTVAVAPPPPEDVEVPNVSGQTVEEAMATLSGAGFNQVSVDGPDTPSALVLLSEPIAGSRVAPDTPITLRTVDPGGDPGGPGGDPGGPGGGDPGGGDNNPILGMGG from the coding sequence ATGGATGAGCCGCGTCGCCTCGGCGGGCGGTACGAGCTGGGCCAGGTGTTGGGCCGTGGCGGGATGGCCGAGGTCTACCTGGCTCACGACACCCGCCTGGGCCGCACCGTGGCCGTCAAGACGCTCCGTGCCGACCTCGCCCGCGACCCCACGTTCCAGGCCAGGTTCCGCCGCGAGGCACAGTCGGCCGCGTCGCTGAACCACCCGGCCATCGTCGCGGTCTACGACACCGGCGAAGACTACGTGGACGGCATCTCCATCCCGTACATCGTCATGGAGTACGTGGAGGGTTCCACCCTCCGCGAGCTGTTGCACTCCGGGCGCAAGCTGCTGCCCGAGCGGGCGCTGGAGATGTGCATCGGCATCCTCCAGGCGCTGGAGTACTCGCACCGCAACGGCATCGTGCACCGGGACATCAAGCCGGCGAACATCATGCTCACCCGCAACGGCCAGGTGAAGGTGATGGACTTCGGCATCGCCCGCGCCATGGGCGACTCCGGCATGACGATGACGCAGACGTCCGCCGTGATCGGCACCGCGCAGTACCTCTCGCCCGAGCAGGCCAAGGGCGAGACGGTCGACGCCCGCTCCGACCTCTACTCCACCGGCTGTCTGCTCTACGAACTGCTCACCGTGCGCCCCCCGTTCATCGGGGACTCGCCGGTCGCCGTGGCCTACCAGCATGTGCGGGAGGAGCCACAGCACCCCAGCGTCTTCGACCCGGAGATCAGCCAGGAGACGGACGCCATCGTCCTCAAGGCGCTGGTCAAGGACCCGGACTACCGCTATCAGTCGGCCGACGAGATGCGGGCGGACATCGAGGCCGCGCTGGACGGCCGCCCGGTGGGCGCCCTCGCGGCGATGGGCGCCGGGGCCTACGGCTACGACGACCGCCCCACCACCATGCTGCGTCCGACCGATCCGGCGACCACCATGCTGCCGCCGACCAACGATCCGGACGACTACGACGACTACCACGGCAGGGGCGACCGGCGGCAGGGCAACAAGCACACCTCGACCATCCTCCTGGTGCTGGCCGGCATCCTGGTGCTGGTCGGCGCCGTCCTGATCGGCCGGGTGATGTTCGACAACGATCCGCCGCCCAGCACGCTGCAAGTGCCCGACATGGCGGGTGAGACCGTCGAGACGGCGGAGCAGCGGCTCGACGACCTCGGTCTACGGGTGTCCACCGGCGACAGCCAGGCCTGTGACCAGGAGGAGGGCCTGGTCTGCGAGACGGACCCGGCCGCCGGCAGCGAGGTGGAGGAGGGCGACAGCGTCACCCTGATCATCTCCGAGGGCCCCGAGGCCGTCGAGCTGCCCGATGTCGTCGGCAGCAGCTACGAGGACGCCGAGGCCGAGCTCGACGAGCTGGGCCTCTCGGTGCGGCAGGAGCCCCGGGAGGACGCGGAGGCCGAGCCTGGCACCGTCCTCGAACAGAACCCGGGCGCCGGCGAGGAGGTGGAGGCGGGGAGCGAGGTCACGCTGATCGTCGCCACCGCTCCGGACACGGAGGCCGTGCCCGATGTGGTGGGCCGCCAGTTCGACGAGGCCTCGGCGATACTCTCGGGCGCCGGGTTCCAGGTGTCCCGGCAGGAGCAGCAGGACGACAGCAGGCCGGAGAACCAGGTCATCGCCCAGGACCCGGGAGCCGCCGTCCAGCACGCGCCCGGTGGTCTGGTGACGCTGACGGTCGCCGTGGCTCCCCCGCCGCCCGAGGATGTCGAGGTCCCCAACGTCAGCGGCCAGACCGTGGAGGAGGCGATGGCCACGCTGTCGGGGGCCGGCTTCAACCAGGTCAGCGTCGACGGTCCTGACACGCCGTCGGCCCTGGTGCTGCTGAGCGAGCCGATCGCCGGCTCGCGGGTCGCGCCCGACACCCCGATCACGCTGCGCACCGTCGATCCCGGCGGTGACCCGGGCGGCCCGGGTGGCGATCCTGGCGGTCCTGGCGGCGGTGACCCGGGGGGCGGCGACAACAACCCCATCCTCGGCATGGGCGGCTGA
- a CDS encoding class E sortase: MNASRPGEGAAWDPDQDPYANHAPYPERAAHGGLDSAMDAPHDPLHDPLPDQRSGGTDYGYPPPADFDGYGGGYREPAPARDPETVGLDLRSSRHGQGGGRGSREHDPETVGLRRPDDLRPAGGRGPAAEDAPPAGGRAARRRAAQRAEGREAAPAPAPGGRAARRRAAKGGGRRAGSAAMAEAGDTAAPDEADEPEVSGGRAARRKAAKAAAKAAKQTGTAISNVIGELFITTGVVLLLFVVYQLWWTNVEARAHANGKANELQERWDQSGEGGAEEDEENRDPGVFSAGEGFAILYLPTLDVRVPVAESVDPGSVLDNGMVGHYTEGDGLPTAMPWDEEGNFGLAGHRNTHGEPFRYINNLDPGDPIVIETESTYYTYEMRSRLDSTSPSNIEVLDPIPEQGGFTESGRYITLTTCTPEFTSTYRLIVWGELAEERPRAEGKPDALVN; this comes from the coding sequence GTGAACGCGTCGCGCCCGGGGGAGGGCGCGGCCTGGGATCCGGACCAGGATCCCTACGCGAACCACGCCCCCTACCCCGAGCGGGCCGCCCACGGCGGCCTCGACTCCGCCATGGACGCGCCGCACGACCCCCTCCACGACCCACTGCCCGACCAGCGGTCCGGCGGCACCGACTACGGGTACCCGCCCCCGGCCGACTTCGACGGCTACGGCGGCGGATACCGGGAGCCGGCACCCGCCAGGGACCCGGAGACGGTCGGGCTGGACCTCCGCTCCTCCCGGCACGGCCAGGGCGGCGGGCGCGGCTCGCGCGAGCACGATCCGGAGACGGTCGGGCTGCGCCGCCCGGACGACCTCAGGCCGGCGGGGGGGCGCGGGCCGGCCGCCGAGGACGCGCCGCCGGCGGGCGGCCGGGCCGCGCGCCGGCGCGCGGCGCAGCGCGCCGAGGGCCGCGAGGCCGCGCCGGCGCCCGCGCCCGGCGGGCGCGCGGCGCGCCGCAGGGCGGCCAAGGGCGGTGGCCGCAGGGCGGGTTCGGCCGCCATGGCGGAGGCGGGCGACACCGCCGCCCCCGATGAGGCGGACGAGCCGGAGGTCAGCGGCGGCCGGGCGGCCCGCCGAAAGGCGGCCAAGGCGGCGGCGAAGGCCGCCAAGCAGACCGGCACCGCCATAAGCAATGTCATAGGAGAGCTGTTCATCACGACCGGCGTCGTGCTCCTGCTCTTCGTGGTCTACCAGCTGTGGTGGACCAACGTCGAGGCCAGGGCCCACGCCAACGGCAAGGCGAACGAGCTCCAGGAGCGCTGGGACCAGTCGGGGGAAGGGGGCGCCGAGGAGGACGAGGAGAACCGCGACCCGGGCGTCTTCTCCGCGGGCGAGGGGTTCGCCATCCTCTATCTGCCCACCCTGGACGTCCGCGTGCCCGTCGCCGAGAGCGTCGACCCCGGCAGCGTGCTCGACAACGGGATGGTGGGCCACTACACGGAGGGGGACGGGCTGCCCACCGCGATGCCCTGGGACGAGGAGGGGAACTTCGGCCTGGCCGGGCACCGCAACACCCATGGCGAACCGTTCCGTTACATCAATAACCTGGACCCGGGCGATCCGATCGTGATCGAAACCGAAAGCACCTACTACACCTACGAGATGCGCAGCCGGTTGGACTCCACCTCGCCGTCCAACATCGAGGTGCTCGATCCCATCCCCGAGCAGGGCGGATTCACCGAGTCCGGCCGCTACATCACCCTCACCACGTGCACGCCGGAATTCACCTCCACCTACCGTTTGATCGTCTGGGGAGAACTGGCTGAGGAACGGCCGCGCGCCGAGGGAAAGCCGGACGCCCTCGTCAACTGA
- a CDS encoding aminodeoxychorismate/anthranilate synthase component II, with protein sequence MSGTRILVVDNYDSFVYNLVQYLYQLGAECEVVRNDAVGTDRVAEGGFSGVLISPGPGTPERAGVSMEMVRHCAATGVPVFGVCLGMQAMAAVYGGVVGRAPELLHGKTSEVGHDGAGVFAGLPSPLTVTRYHSLAAEEPTLPPELLVTARAGQVIMGLRHRELPVEGVQFHPESVLTQGGHRMLANWLARCGDTEAVERSHGLAPIVGRAGQQEPAA encoded by the coding sequence GTGAGCGGCACCCGCATCCTCGTGGTGGATAACTACGACAGCTTTGTCTACAACCTCGTTCAGTACCTCTACCAACTCGGCGCCGAGTGCGAAGTGGTGCGGAACGACGCGGTCGGTACCGATCGGGTGGCCGAGGGCGGCTTCTCCGGCGTGCTGATCTCCCCCGGCCCCGGAACCCCCGAACGCGCCGGCGTCAGCATGGAGATGGTGCGGCACTGCGCCGCCACCGGCGTCCCGGTCTTCGGGGTCTGCCTGGGGATGCAGGCGATGGCGGCGGTCTACGGCGGCGTGGTCGGCCGCGCTCCCGAGCTGCTGCACGGCAAGACCTCGGAGGTCGGCCACGACGGCGCGGGGGTCTTCGCCGGACTGCCGTCGCCGCTGACGGTCACCCGCTACCACTCGCTGGCGGCCGAGGAGCCCACGCTGCCGCCCGAACTGCTGGTCACCGCGCGCGCCGGCCAGGTGATCATGGGCCTGCGCCACCGCGAACTCCCCGTCGAGGGCGTGCAGTTCCACCCGGAGTCGGTGCTCACCCAGGGCGGCCACCGGATGCTCGCCAACTGGCTGGCGCGCTGTGGCGACACCGAGGCGGTCGAGCGCTCCCACGGCCTCGCCCCGATCGTGGGCCGGGCCGGCCAGCAGGAGCCGGCGGCGTGA
- a CDS encoding peptidylprolyl isomerase, which translates to MAEQLYATLKTNRGDIEVRLFPNHAPKTVKNFVELAEGKREWTHPATGQKSTEKLYDGTVFHRVISGFMIQGGDPLGNGTGGPGYKFGDEIHPDLSFDRPYLLAMANAGPGTNGSQFFVTVAPTTWLTGKHTIFGEVTSAAGQQVVDAIATTATDGRTDRPVQDVVIESVVIESR; encoded by the coding sequence GTGGCTGAGCAGCTCTACGCCACCCTGAAGACCAATCGCGGCGACATCGAGGTGCGGCTCTTCCCGAACCACGCGCCGAAGACGGTCAAGAACTTTGTCGAGTTGGCCGAGGGCAAACGCGAGTGGACCCACCCGGCCACCGGACAGAAGTCCACCGAGAAGCTGTACGACGGGACGGTCTTCCACCGGGTGATCAGCGGCTTCATGATCCAGGGCGGGGACCCCCTGGGCAACGGCACCGGCGGCCCCGGGTACAAGTTCGGGGACGAGATCCACCCGGATCTCTCGTTCGACCGCCCCTACCTGCTGGCCATGGCCAACGCCGGTCCCGGGACGAACGGTTCGCAGTTCTTCGTCACGGTGGCCCCGACCACCTGGCTGACCGGCAAGCACACCATCTTCGGCGAGGTCACCTCCGCCGCCGGCCAGCAGGTGGTGGACGCCATCGCCACCACCGCGACCGACGGCCGCACCGACCGGCCGGTGCAGGACGTGGTGATCGAGTCGGTCGTCATCGAGAGCCGCTGA